In the genome of Apium graveolens cultivar Ventura unplaced genomic scaffold, ASM990537v1 ctg1791, whole genome shotgun sequence, one region contains:
- the LOC141700116 gene encoding putative histone H2A variant 3, whose protein sequence is MSGKGAKGLVSAAGKAPSSKTLNKDKKKATTRSVRAGLQFPVGRIHRLLKTRVSANGRVGATAAVYTAAILEYLTAEVLELAGNASKDLKVKRITPRHLQLAIRGDEELDTLIKGTIAGGGVIPHIHKSLINKSSKE, encoded by the exons ATGTCGGGGAAAGGAGCCAAGGGATTGGTATCAGCAGCGGGCAAAGCTCCTTCTTCCAAAACCCTCAACAAAGACAAGAAGAAAGCCACCACTCGTTCTGTTCGTGCTGGTCTTCAg TTTCCAGTGGGTCGTATTCACAGGCTTTTGAAGACGAGGGTTTCTGCAAATGGAAGGGTTGGAGCAACAGCTGCAGTTTATACAGCAGCAATACTGGAGTATCTGACTGCAGAAGTGCTGGAGTTGGCAGGTAATGCAAGCAAGGATCTAAAGGTTAAACGTATAACCCCGAGACACTTGCAGCTTGCTATTCGGGGAGATGAAGAACTCGACACTCTCATTAAGGGAACCATAGCCGGTGGAGGAGTTATTCCTCACATCCATAAGTCGCTTATCAACAAGTCTTCCAAGGAGTAA